The Aedes aegypti strain LVP_AGWG chromosome 3, AaegL5.0 Primary Assembly, whole genome shotgun sequence genome contains a region encoding:
- the LOC5572848 gene encoding putative uncharacterized protein DDB_G0277255, with protein MTLPCNNTSNVAEDDSDMFGPPHTSPPIRRNRPKVPMISAQLRMREVRKRILQLCVHKLERIKNSERNLRRSVCINNTYSRLTDDIRREKQHKYLMLNQLAKSDTNDSDSANNNNININNRNNENMNSSNHQLRADEFSNKNNNDSSSINGNKPSATEEIKTPKQKSSSVETDLETLDRELCALDAAMPLVDPEITQGAEQLEQAMVSRKRKYSQMDDEDNDRLVREALSQFYLPSNRLLSGIDDCPSHLLGNNSSPSIDAKRTKVDLLDNSIHHHHHHHHHHPFHSLPDFNAALELSHQSHQHQKDFEVIMDALRIGAGNAMTGATANGCNLVGNIDSCGQAAMMMSGETGSVFHNLVVTSLET; from the exons ATGACCCTACCGTGCAATAACACCTCCAACGTTGCTGAGGATGATTCGGATATGTTTGGACCACCACACACCTCTCCGCCAATCCGTCGCAATCGGCCAAAGGTACCAATGATCTCGGCCCAGTTGCGAATGCGTGAGGTGCGCAAGCGGATCCTGCAGCTGTGTGTCCACAAGCTCGAGCGTATCAAGAACTCCGAGCGGAACCTGAGACGCTCGGTGTGCATCAACAATACGTACTCCCGGCTGACGGACGACATCCGTCGGGAGAAGCAGCACAAGTATCTGATGTTGAATCAACTGGCCAA ATCTGATACTAATGACAGCGACAGTGCAAATAACAATAACATCAACATCAACAACAGGAACAATGAAAACATGAACAGCAGCAATCACCAGTTACGAGCAGATGAGTTTTCCAACAAGAACAACAATGACAGCAGCAGTATTAATGGCAACAAACCAAGTGCTACCGAAGAAATCAAAACACCAAAACAGAAATCGTCTTCGGTGGAGACTGACCTGGAAACACTAGACAGAGAATTGTGCGCACTAGATGCCGCGATGCCTTTGGTGGACCCAGAAATTACCCAAGGTGCCGAGCAGCTCGAACAAGCCATGGTTTCGCGAAAGCGCAAGTATTCCCAAATGGACGACGAAGACAACGATCGCCTGGTACGGGAAGCCTTATCTCAGTTCTACCTACCAAGTAATCGATTACTTTCCGGAATCGATGACTGCCCGTCACACTTGCTGGGTAACAATTCCTCGCCTTCCATCGACGCCAAACGCACCAAAGTAGATCTCCTGGATAACAGCatccaccatcatcatcatcaccaccaTCACCATCCCTTTCACTCCCTGCCGGACTTCAACGCAGCCCTCGAACTCTCGCACCAAAGTCATCAACATCAGAAGGATTTTGAAGTCATCATGGACGCACTGAGGATAGGAGCCGGAAACGCCATGACCGGTGCGACCGCTAATGGGTGCAACCTCGTCGGCAACATCGACTCCTGTGGTCAGGCCGCAATGATGATGAGCGGAGAGACCGGTAGCGTATTCCACAACCTGGTGGTTACTTCGCTGGAAACTTGA